From one Sulfurimonas sp. HSL-3221 genomic stretch:
- the coaD gene encoding pantetheine-phosphate adenylyltransferase, whose amino-acid sequence MIKTALYPGTFDPITNGHYDIIARALKLFDRVIVAVAESHTKKPMFTLDERVSMAHAAVGGLEHVEVIGFDNLTIDLAREYGADILIRGLRAVSDFEYELQLGYLNHSLDANVETVYLMPSLRNAFVSSSIVRNLLTFNGKTEHLLPAEVEAIIRGMDSCTLS is encoded by the coding sequence ATGATTAAAACAGCACTCTATCCGGGGACCTTCGACCCCATCACCAACGGGCATTACGACATCATCGCACGGGCGCTCAAACTCTTCGACCGCGTCATCGTCGCCGTCGCCGAGTCGCACACCAAAAAGCCGATGTTCACCCTCGACGAGCGTGTCAGCATGGCCCATGCCGCCGTCGGGGGACTCGAGCATGTCGAGGTGATCGGCTTTGACAATCTCACCATAGACCTGGCGCGCGAATACGGCGCCGACATCCTGATCCGCGGTCTGCGCGCCGTCAGCGATTTCGAATACGAATTGCAGCTGGGCTATTTGAACCATTCGCTCGATGCGAACGTCGAAACGGTCTACCTGATGCCCAGTCTGAGAAACGCCTTTGTCAGCTCCTCCATCGTGCGCAATCTGCTCACCTTCAACGGCAAAACGGAGCACCTGCTGCCCGCCGAGGTGGAAGCCATCATCCGGGGAATGGACTCATGTACCTTGTCCTAG
- the folK gene encoding 2-amino-4-hydroxy-6-hydroxymethyldihydropteridine diphosphokinase — protein MIERRLPSGLALIRTGQFPGLFPVHGLPHRAVIGIGGNLGDVVRRFERLLVYLRRDPQLNVLSASPLLQNPPFGYADQPDFINGVLLIETTLPPRALMRHLLRIERRFRRVRTFANAPRTLDLDILFYDRRQLDYPDLTVPHPHWRERESVVIPLSLLPGRTR, from the coding sequence ATGATCGAGCGGCGGCTCCCCTCCGGCCTGGCCCTGATCCGCACAGGTCAGTTTCCCGGCCTCTTCCCCGTTCACGGTCTGCCGCACAGGGCGGTCATCGGGATCGGGGGCAACCTGGGAGACGTCGTCAGACGCTTCGAGCGGTTACTCGTCTACCTTCGCCGCGACCCCCAGCTTAATGTCCTTTCCGCTTCGCCGCTGTTGCAGAACCCCCCGTTCGGCTATGCGGACCAACCCGATTTTATCAACGGGGTGCTTCTCATCGAGACGACGCTGCCGCCGCGCGCGCTGATGCGCCACCTCCTGCGCATCGAGCGCCGCTTCCGGCGGGTACGCACCTTTGCCAACGCGCCGCGGACCCTGGACCTCGATATCCTCTTTTATGACCGAAGACAGCTGGATTATCCGGATCTGACCGTTCCGCACCCGCATTGGCGTGAGCGCGAAAGCGTCGTGATCCCGCTTTCGCTGCTGCCGGGGAGGACGCGATGA
- a CDS encoding PAS domain-containing protein, whose amino-acid sequence MIKRPKPIDEEVLFDGRSLISETDLKGVITFVNRKFVEMTGYSKEEALGEPHSILRHPDMPKAAFEGMWKLIKEGKTWEGYVKNLRKDGKYYWVVVTIVPKKDEAGNIIGYIASRKMPDRDKLKTVIKQYQDLIAKEK is encoded by the coding sequence ATGATCAAACGACCGAAACCTATCGATGAAGAAGTTCTTTTCGACGGCAGAAGCCTGATCTCCGAAACCGACCTCAAAGGGGTCATTACCTTTGTCAACCGCAAGTTCGTGGAGATGACGGGCTACTCCAAAGAGGAAGCCCTCGGAGAGCCCCACAGCATTCTGCGCCATCCCGACATGCCCAAAGCGGCCTTCGAGGGGATGTGGAAGCTGATCAAAGAGGGAAAGACCTGGGAAGGGTACGTCAAAAACCTCCGCAAGGACGGGAAGTACTACTGGGTCGTCGTCACGATCGTGCCGAAAAAAGATGAAGCCGGCAACATCATCGGCTATATCGCTTCGCGTAAGATGCCGGATCGCGACAAGCTCAAAACCGTCATCAAACAGTACCAGGATCTCATCGCCAAAGAAAAATAG
- a CDS encoding shikimate kinase has product MAKNIILIGFMGVGKGSIAREIVKQHPMVALDTDDVIESMENRKIKKIFEEEGEAYFRAIEQHVAEWLESDVRNTLISTGGGFFKVKNLRKIGTVVLLHADFDTIHRRILAHPNADKKLKKRPLFQDEARARALYDEREKHYMKAADIVIDVEGKSPEKIAKEIIKKVIRK; this is encoded by the coding sequence ATGGCAAAGAACATTATTTTGATCGGATTCATGGGCGTCGGCAAGGGCAGCATCGCCCGGGAGATAGTGAAACAGCACCCCATGGTTGCCCTCGATACGGACGACGTGATCGAAAGCATGGAAAACCGGAAGATCAAGAAGATCTTCGAAGAGGAGGGTGAAGCGTATTTCCGCGCCATCGAACAGCATGTCGCCGAGTGGCTCGAATCGGATGTGCGCAATACGCTCATCTCGACGGGCGGTGGTTTTTTCAAAGTCAAGAACCTGAGAAAGATTGGTACCGTCGTCCTGCTGCATGCGGATTTCGACACGATACACCGCCGTATCCTCGCCCACCCCAATGCGGATAAAAAGCTCAAAAAGCGCCCGCTTTTCCAGGATGAAGCCCGTGCCAGGGCCCTGTATGACGAGCGGGAAAAACACTATATGAAAGCAGCCGACATCGTTATCGATGTCGAAGGCAAGAGCCCCGAAAAGATTGCGAAAGAGATCATCAAGAAGGTGATCAGGAAATGA
- the aroQ gene encoding type II 3-dehydroquinate dehydratase has product MKIAVIQGPNLNMLGVREQQIYGPMKLEQIHQQMKEFADQNGVEVEFFQSNLEGEIVDRIQECYGDADGIILNAAAYTHTSVAIRDAITAVNLPTLEVHISNIARREEFRQKNMIAPVCTSSIVGFGPFGYHLAMVGMLQIFNEIRVAKQAAQQAAQQA; this is encoded by the coding sequence ATGAAAATTGCAGTCATTCAGGGACCGAACCTCAATATGCTCGGCGTCCGTGAACAGCAGATTTACGGGCCGATGAAGCTTGAACAGATCCACCAGCAGATGAAAGAGTTCGCTGATCAGAACGGCGTGGAAGTCGAGTTTTTCCAGAGCAACCTTGAGGGCGAGATCGTTGACCGCATCCAGGAGTGTTACGGCGACGCGGACGGCATCATCCTCAACGCCGCGGCCTACACCCATACTTCCGTCGCGATCCGCGATGCGATCACGGCTGTCAACCTGCCGACGCTCGAGGTCCATATCAGCAACATCGCACGCCGCGAAGAGTTCAGACAGAAGAACATGATCGCACCGGTGTGCACCTCCTCCATCGTCGGTTTCGGCCCATTCGGTTACCACCTCGCCATGGTCGGTATGCTGCAGATCTTCAACGAAATCCGTGTGGCAAAACAGGCGGCGCAGCAGGCGGCGCAGCAGGCCTGA
- a CDS encoding NAD(P)/FAD-dependent oxidoreductase — translation MTKRVIIVGGGYAGVRAMQHLSARPYIQVTLIDKNPFHYLQTEAYALIAQQATLVDVTVDLPALCESYAYAAFVKAEVTGIDFEAKKVATETRDYYYDYIILAMGSRTFFPDTIPGLHDYAHGVKSLKNAFRFRQQFEQQLFARMNSEGDEECRRFNIVIAGAGLSGVEIAAELADYTGWFMQKNRMLCDSIDVHLIASRDEVLAGMHPYLQAKAKARLQKLGVNVIFGSRVAAVEPNEAVLDSGKRVAFDFMIYAGGIIAPKLVHTLDVERNKKGQIAVHRTLAVVGKEDAFAIGDVADMRAEDGRPLPATANGAEKSAALAVLNLLRCNRSEPMLERSIRLEGYMVALGRFNAAVVIFDKIKFSGFLGYVMKRLITDRYKFLLDSTAYKAFRRRPKG, via the coding sequence GTGACGAAACGCGTCATCATCGTCGGCGGAGGGTATGCCGGCGTCCGCGCGATGCAGCATCTGAGCGCACGCCCCTATATCCAGGTGACCCTGATCGACAAAAACCCTTTCCACTATCTTCAGACCGAAGCCTACGCGCTGATTGCCCAGCAGGCGACGTTGGTCGACGTCACTGTTGATCTGCCGGCCCTCTGCGAGAGCTATGCCTACGCCGCCTTTGTCAAAGCCGAAGTGACCGGCATCGACTTCGAGGCGAAGAAGGTCGCGACCGAGACGCGCGACTACTACTATGACTACATTATCCTGGCGATGGGGAGCAGAACCTTCTTCCCCGATACGATCCCGGGCCTGCACGACTACGCCCACGGGGTCAAAAGCCTCAAAAACGCCTTCCGCTTCCGGCAGCAGTTCGAACAGCAGCTCTTTGCGCGCATGAACAGCGAGGGGGACGAAGAGTGCCGCCGGTTCAACATCGTCATCGCCGGGGCCGGGCTCAGCGGCGTCGAAATCGCCGCCGAACTGGCGGATTACACCGGCTGGTTCATGCAGAAAAACCGGATGCTCTGCGATAGTATCGACGTCCACCTGATCGCCTCGCGCGATGAAGTGCTGGCGGGCATGCATCCCTATTTGCAGGCCAAGGCGAAGGCACGGCTGCAGAAACTCGGTGTGAACGTTATTTTCGGCAGCCGCGTCGCCGCGGTGGAGCCCAACGAAGCCGTGCTCGATAGCGGCAAGAGGGTCGCTTTCGATTTCATGATCTATGCCGGCGGCATCATCGCGCCTAAACTGGTGCATACGCTGGACGTCGAACGAAACAAAAAGGGGCAGATCGCCGTGCACCGAACGTTGGCCGTCGTCGGGAAAGAGGATGCGTTCGCGATCGGCGACGTGGCGGATATGCGTGCCGAAGACGGCCGTCCGCTGCCGGCGACGGCCAACGGTGCGGAGAAGAGCGCCGCGCTCGCGGTCCTCAATCTGCTGCGCTGCAACCGCAGCGAACCGATGCTGGAACGGTCGATCCGCCTGGAGGGGTACATGGTCGCCCTGGGGCGGTTCAACGCGGCCGTCGTCATCTTCGACAAAATCAAGTTCTCCGGCTTCCTGGGCTACGTGATGAAACGGCTCATCACCGACCGCTACAAGTTCCTGCTCGACAGCACGGCCTACAAGGCGTTCCGCCGCCGCCCCAAAGGCTGA
- a CDS encoding thioredoxin family protein, whose protein sequence is MKKLLSLLMLTAVLMAEQGIRWETDYDAALAKAKTLDRPIFFVFSRHSCKWCRHLEETTFKNPEVIARLNGAFVNVVAYTDDGDFVPGALWSPGTPALWFLDSRGETMFPAIPGAVGAADFLHATDIVLEEYKARRVPRRSLRGTP, encoded by the coding sequence ATGAAAAAGCTCCTTTCCCTCCTGATGCTGACGGCCGTGTTGATGGCAGAACAGGGCATCCGGTGGGAAACGGATTATGATGCCGCTCTCGCGAAAGCGAAGACGCTGGACAGACCGATCTTCTTCGTCTTCTCCCGCCACAGCTGCAAATGGTGCCGCCACCTGGAGGAGACGACGTTCAAAAACCCCGAGGTGATCGCCCGCCTCAACGGTGCGTTCGTCAATGTTGTCGCCTATACGGATGACGGCGATTTCGTTCCCGGAGCGCTCTGGAGCCCCGGGACGCCGGCCCTCTGGTTCCTCGACAGCCGCGGCGAAACGATGTTCCCTGCGATCCCGGGCGCCGTCGGCGCCGCCGATTTTCTGCACGCGACGGATATCGTCTTGGAGGAGTACAAGGCGCGCCGCGTGCCGCGGCGCTCACTGAGGGGGACGCCGTGA
- a CDS encoding MinD/ParA family protein, protein MSRPAKRTRFIAVTSGKGGVGKSTITSNLALLLSISGLKVAVFDADIGLANLDVMFNVTAKNNILHVLKGEAALKDVVIPIQKNLLLIPGESGEEIFRYCDAEMFERLIGDAGVLDDIDIMLIDTGAGIGEHTQLFLQSADDVIVVTVPDPAAITDAYATIKVTARRRKDIKMVLNQVHSPKEAHNIFAKISSVAKTHIGPDLRLELLGEMTRDDKVAYAVKRRSSFVREFPTARPTRELQAIAQNIMADIDRSVTVQASESGIAGLFKRLLEQF, encoded by the coding sequence ATGAGCCGCCCGGCCAAGCGTACCCGCTTTATCGCCGTGACCAGCGGTAAGGGCGGGGTCGGCAAAAGCACGATTACCTCCAACCTGGCGCTGCTGCTCTCCATCAGCGGTCTGAAGGTGGCGGTCTTCGACGCCGATATCGGTCTGGCGAACCTGGACGTCATGTTCAATGTGACGGCAAAGAACAACATTCTGCACGTCCTCAAGGGGGAGGCGGCGCTTAAGGATGTCGTCATCCCCATCCAGAAAAACCTGTTGCTGATCCCCGGCGAGAGCGGGGAGGAGATCTTCCGCTACTGCGATGCGGAGATGTTCGAGCGGCTTATCGGCGATGCGGGGGTGCTTGACGACATCGACATCATGTTGATCGACACCGGTGCGGGGATAGGCGAGCACACGCAGCTTTTCCTGCAATCCGCTGATGACGTGATCGTCGTCACGGTGCCGGACCCCGCGGCCATTACGGACGCTTATGCCACGATCAAGGTGACGGCGCGCCGTCGCAAGGATATCAAGATGGTCCTCAACCAGGTCCACAGCCCCAAAGAGGCGCACAACATCTTCGCGAAGATCAGCAGCGTCGCCAAGACGCACATCGGCCCGGACCTTCGCCTCGAGCTGCTCGGAGAGATGACCCGGGATGACAAAGTCGCCTATGCCGTCAAGCGGCGATCGAGTTTTGTGCGGGAGTTCCCCACCGCCCGGCCGACCCGCGAGCTGCAGGCGATCGCGCAGAACATTATGGCCGATATCGACCGCAGCGTCACGGTGCAGGCGAGCGAAAGCGGCATCGCCGGACTCTTCAAACGCCTGCTGGAGCAGTTCTGA
- the hisS gene encoding histidine--tRNA ligase has product MIRSLRGMNDILPPDNVRFEYFLETATAIARRYGFSYVETPLLEETALFKRSVGESSDIVGKEMYQFIDKGENDVCLRPEGTAGVVRAFVQNKLDRAGGIHRYFYHGAMFRYERPQKGRLREFHQFGCESFGVDSVYEDVTIITMIADILTALGISYRLKINSLGDQHCMPQYREMLVGFLDKHEEHICEDCARRKATNPIRVLDCKNDKCQILYKEAPKLMDNLCEACESDFATLKQLLDEGGIAYEVDTHLVRGLDYYSKTAFEFVSDEIGAQSAVAGGGRYDRLVEFLDGRATPAVGFAIGIERLLELIKMPEAVRNGYYMGAMDAESLPQIMQLARDKRAGDTVVVEYAPKGLKAHLKGADRISARYCVVIGENERNKGKVWIKDLETKTESVIPADQL; this is encoded by the coding sequence ATGATTCGTTCCCTGCGTGGTATGAATGACATACTGCCGCCGGACAACGTGCGGTTTGAATACTTTTTGGAAACGGCCACGGCCATCGCCAGGCGTTACGGCTTCAGCTACGTCGAAACGCCGCTGCTCGAGGAGACGGCGCTGTTCAAACGCTCCGTCGGCGAGTCCAGCGACATTGTCGGCAAAGAGATGTACCAGTTTATCGACAAGGGCGAGAACGACGTCTGTCTCCGCCCCGAAGGGACCGCCGGCGTCGTACGCGCTTTCGTCCAGAACAAGCTCGACCGTGCCGGGGGGATCCACCGCTATTTCTACCACGGGGCGATGTTCCGCTACGAGCGCCCGCAGAAGGGGCGCCTGCGCGAATTCCACCAGTTCGGGTGCGAAAGCTTCGGTGTCGATTCCGTCTATGAGGACGTCACGATCATCACCATGATCGCCGATATCCTCACGGCCCTGGGGATCTCTTACCGCCTCAAGATCAACTCCCTCGGCGACCAGCACTGCATGCCGCAGTACCGCGAGATGCTTGTCGGTTTTCTCGACAAGCATGAAGAGCATATCTGTGAGGATTGTGCGCGCCGCAAAGCGACCAACCCCATCCGCGTGCTTGACTGCAAGAACGACAAGTGCCAGATCCTCTACAAAGAGGCACCGAAACTGATGGACAACCTCTGCGAAGCTTGCGAGAGCGACTTTGCGACGCTGAAGCAGCTGCTCGACGAGGGCGGGATCGCCTACGAAGTCGACACCCACCTGGTCCGCGGTCTGGACTACTACTCCAAGACGGCGTTCGAGTTCGTCAGCGACGAGATCGGTGCGCAGAGTGCCGTGGCCGGCGGGGGACGCTACGACCGCCTCGTCGAGTTTCTGGACGGCCGCGCCACTCCGGCCGTCGGCTTCGCCATCGGGATCGAGCGTCTGCTCGAACTGATCAAAATGCCCGAAGCCGTCCGTAACGGCTACTACATGGGGGCGATGGACGCCGAGTCCCTGCCCCAGATCATGCAGCTCGCCCGCGACAAACGCGCCGGTGACACCGTCGTCGTCGAATACGCGCCCAAAGGCCTCAAGGCCCACCTCAAAGGGGCCGACCGCATCAGCGCACGCTACTGTGTCGTGATCGGTGAGAACGAACGCAACAAGGGGAAGGTCTGGATCAAAGACCTCGAAACCAAAACCGAATCGGTTATTCCGGCCGATCAACTCTAA
- a CDS encoding cupin domain-containing protein: protein MKNLFEYTSPAEGEETLELLRRGAVRIERIASNRARTEWFDQDEDEWVVLLEGTAELEIEARQVTLKRGDMLHLPAHCRHRVLSTSDDALWLAVFMRDISAVG, encoded by the coding sequence ATGAAGAATCTTTTTGAGTATACCTCTCCGGCGGAGGGGGAAGAGACGCTTGAGCTGCTGCGCCGCGGCGCGGTCCGGATCGAACGGATCGCCTCGAACCGGGCGCGGACGGAGTGGTTTGATCAGGATGAGGATGAGTGGGTCGTTCTGCTTGAGGGGACGGCGGAGCTCGAGATCGAGGCACGGCAGGTCACGCTGAAGCGCGGTGACATGCTGCATCTGCCGGCCCACTGCCGCCACCGGGTGCTTTCGACCTCGGATGACGCCCTATGGCTGGCGGTTTTTATGAGAGATATATCAGCGGTTGGTTAG
- the mqnF gene encoding aminofutalosine deaminase family hydrolase, with protein sequence MTILIPSAILTPTGIMTEHAVAFEETIVAVAPFEALKARFPNADILEAEGPTLLMPGLVNPHVHLEFSANKTTLKYGNFLTWLYSVIEEREALVNACGRECLDRTIAMMLSNGITAFGAISSHGLDLEAAAAAPQKVVFFNEVIGSQAAMADALYGDFLQRLDASKSVERPGFFPAVAVHSPYSVHPALIKRALRVARDEGLVTTAHYLESPAEREWLDRNEGEFKPFFHELLQQEYAVNDAAGFLELFADTPTLMTHVVQAQPKELEALSKAGHTVIHCPISNRLLGNGAIDLDALEAHELPWLTGTDGLSSNYALDLFEEMKIALFMHSETPLLPLARRLLNSVTVDAAKALRLNCGEIAEGKAADMLWLELDHTPSDDTPLHLLLQRYPFRRIFIDGISPKG encoded by the coding sequence ATGACGATTCTCATTCCCTCCGCGATTCTGACACCGACCGGCATCATGACCGAACACGCCGTCGCCTTCGAGGAGACCATCGTCGCCGTCGCGCCTTTCGAAGCGCTCAAAGCGCGTTTTCCCAACGCCGATATCCTCGAAGCGGAGGGGCCGACGCTGCTGATGCCCGGCCTGGTCAATCCCCATGTCCACCTCGAATTCAGCGCCAACAAAACGACCCTGAAATACGGCAATTTCCTCACCTGGCTCTACAGCGTGATCGAGGAGCGCGAGGCGCTCGTCAATGCCTGCGGCCGGGAGTGCCTCGATCGCACGATCGCTATGATGCTGAGTAACGGTATTACGGCCTTCGGGGCCATCAGCTCGCACGGCCTGGACCTTGAAGCCGCCGCCGCCGCGCCGCAGAAGGTCGTCTTTTTCAACGAGGTCATCGGCTCGCAGGCGGCGATGGCCGACGCCCTGTACGGGGATTTCCTGCAGCGCCTCGATGCCTCGAAAAGCGTCGAACGCCCCGGTTTTTTCCCCGCCGTCGCCGTCCACTCCCCCTACTCCGTCCACCCCGCCCTCATCAAGCGCGCCCTGCGGGTCGCGCGGGACGAAGGGCTCGTCACGACGGCCCACTACCTTGAAAGCCCGGCCGAACGGGAGTGGCTCGACCGGAACGAAGGAGAGTTCAAACCCTTTTTCCACGAACTGCTCCAGCAGGAGTATGCCGTCAACGATGCCGCGGGCTTCCTCGAACTCTTTGCCGACACGCCGACCCTGATGACCCATGTCGTCCAGGCACAGCCCAAAGAGCTCGAAGCGCTCTCCAAGGCAGGCCATACCGTCATCCACTGTCCCATTTCCAACCGGCTTCTGGGCAACGGCGCCATCGACCTTGACGCCCTCGAAGCCCATGAGCTTCCCTGGCTGACAGGGACCGACGGACTCAGCTCCAACTATGCCCTCGACCTCTTCGAGGAGATGAAAATAGCGCTCTTCATGCATTCGGAGACCCCGCTGCTCCCCCTGGCCCGCCGCCTGCTCAACAGCGTCACCGTCGATGCGGCGAAGGCCCTGCGCCTCAACTGCGGTGAAATCGCCGAAGGGAAAGCCGCCGACATGCTCTGGCTTGAACTGGACCATACCCCCAGCGACGACACACCGCTGCATCTGCTGCTGCAGCGCTACCCTTTCCGCCGTATCTTTATCGACGGGATCTCCCCCAAAGGATAA
- the tmk gene encoding dTMP kinase, with protein sequence MYLVLEGIDTAGKSTQMAALRERFPDACFTKEPGGTPAGERIRSLLLETGVRSERAEMLLFLADRSEHIEEVVLPHRSELIVSDRSVISGMAYAMVKQAFEPDELLHLNRFATGGVLPDFAVVLKLEEPELRRRLAGKEQDAIESRGTEYLLAIQDELERAARLLGIPTLVIDAALDVDTITEQIEEIIITKGES encoded by the coding sequence ATGTACCTTGTCCTAGAGGGGATCGATACCGCCGGGAAGTCGACCCAGATGGCGGCCCTGAGGGAGCGTTTCCCCGATGCCTGTTTCACCAAGGAACCCGGCGGCACGCCGGCCGGGGAGCGGATCCGTTCCCTGCTCCTGGAGACGGGGGTCCGGTCCGAGCGCGCGGAGATGCTGCTCTTCCTGGCCGACCGCAGCGAGCATATCGAGGAGGTCGTCCTTCCCCACCGCTCCGAGCTGATCGTCTCGGACCGTTCGGTGATTTCGGGGATGGCCTACGCCATGGTCAAGCAGGCGTTCGAACCCGACGAACTGCTCCACCTCAACCGCTTTGCCACGGGAGGGGTACTGCCCGACTTCGCCGTCGTATTGAAGCTGGAAGAGCCCGAGCTCAGACGCCGTCTCGCCGGCAAAGAGCAGGATGCCATCGAGTCCCGGGGCACCGAGTACCTGCTGGCGATTCAGGATGAGTTGGAGCGGGCCGCCCGGCTGCTGGGGATCCCGACCCTCGTCATCGATGCCGCGCTGGACGTCGATACGATCACTGAACAGATCGAAGAAATTATCATCACCAAAGGAGAGTCATGA
- a CDS encoding UbiX family flavin prenyltransferase, with product MKIIIAISGASGASLGLKTLRALPDHVQKHLIVSENAKTVFRHEQDVMLHDEDDIAAPLASGSFGADAMLIIPCSMNTLAKVAVGIADNLTTRAASVMIKEHKTLLLAPREMPFSVIALENMHKLATLGVFIAPPVLAYYSQQESLDAMENFMIGKWFDLIGIENDLYTRWGSDD from the coding sequence ATGAAGATCATCATAGCCATCAGCGGTGCAAGCGGAGCCTCCCTGGGACTCAAAACCCTCCGGGCCCTGCCGGATCATGTCCAAAAGCACCTCATCGTCTCCGAAAACGCCAAGACGGTTTTCCGCCACGAGCAGGATGTCATGCTGCACGATGAGGATGACATCGCCGCGCCGCTGGCCTCCGGCTCCTTCGGCGCGGATGCGATGCTGATCATCCCCTGCAGTATGAACACGCTGGCCAAGGTGGCCGTCGGCATCGCGGACAACCTGACCACGCGGGCGGCGAGTGTGATGATCAAGGAACATAAGACCCTGCTGCTCGCACCCCGGGAGATGCCCTTTTCGGTCATTGCCCTGGAGAACATGCACAAACTGGCAACCCTGGGCGTCTTTATCGCCCCGCCGGTCCTGGCATACTATTCGCAACAGGAGAGCCTCGATGCCATGGAGAACTTCATGATCGGCAAATGGTTCGACCTGATCGGTATCGAAAACGATCTTTACACACGCTGGGGGAGCGATGATTAA
- the sppA gene encoding signal peptide peptidase SppA, producing MHFLKMLFAPLGAIIDYIQNHFKALLFVLLLFVIFFPMPDDGFETVNLQRIELNGPIIDTTEVVRSLDEARANPQIQGVLLVADSPGGAVAPSVEVAYAVKRLQATKPVVVYAKGMLASGSYYASIWADEIIANPGGMVGSIGVIMQGANLEGLMEKVGIGTQVVKAGKYKQAGTPDRTWTPYERAEIEKVIKDTYAMFVHDVADARGLDPDKSSVYADAHIFTARQAKAVGLIDSVGVEYDARQRLEARSGVSDPVWSEESDMERFFRALGVEGSSMLQLYFPHMVLK from the coding sequence ATGCACTTTTTGAAAATGCTGTTTGCCCCCCTGGGCGCGATAATCGACTATATTCAGAACCACTTCAAGGCACTGCTGTTCGTGCTGCTTCTTTTCGTCATCTTCTTCCCGATGCCCGACGACGGCTTCGAGACGGTCAACCTCCAGCGCATCGAACTGAACGGCCCTATTATCGATACGACCGAGGTCGTCCGTTCCCTGGACGAGGCCCGGGCCAATCCGCAGATCCAAGGGGTACTGCTCGTCGCCGATTCCCCCGGCGGCGCCGTGGCGCCCTCTGTCGAAGTAGCCTATGCCGTCAAACGCCTTCAGGCGACCAAACCCGTGGTCGTCTATGCCAAAGGAATGCTCGCGAGCGGCAGCTACTACGCCTCCATCTGGGCCGATGAGATCATCGCCAACCCCGGCGGCATGGTCGGTTCCATCGGTGTCATTATGCAGGGCGCGAACCTGGAGGGTCTGATGGAAAAAGTCGGTATCGGCACCCAGGTCGTCAAGGCCGGCAAATACAAACAGGCCGGCACGCCGGACCGCACCTGGACCCCCTATGAGCGGGCCGAGATCGAAAAAGTCATTAAAGACACCTATGCGATGTTCGTTCACGATGTTGCCGATGCGCGCGGCCTTGATCCCGACAAAAGCAGCGTCTATGCCGACGCGCACATCTTTACGGCACGCCAGGCAAAGGCCGTGGGCCTTATTGACAGCGTCGGCGTCGAATACGATGCGCGGCAGCGACTCGAAGCGCGCAGCGGCGTCTCCGACCCCGTCTGGAGCGAAGAGAGCGATATGGAACGTTTTTTCCGCGCCCTCGGCGTGGAAGGATCGAGCATGTTGCAACTTTATTTCCCGCATATGGTTCTCAAATAA